One genomic region from bacterium encodes:
- a CDS encoding HNH endonuclease, protein MKCIYDIPSQNQKSHLQKSDEHIFPQVIGGFAVKKNVCETCNDKLGIELDSSFKKSIYIIKALNKLKLSTKKKIHRNVKLSFERNGKEIPAYFNNSDVLTGGVQDYEEFLEVPNSLSFSHIRKILEKKINEHNCTSDFCEEDYVNAPYDLHIPIMDSSKSLFLFSFVKRRGNETNLKYLG, encoded by the coding sequence ATGAAATGTATTTATGATATCCCATCTCAGAACCAAAAATCACATTTACAGAAATCAGACGAACATATTTTCCCGCAAGTTATCGGAGGATTTGCTGTGAAAAAAAATGTTTGTGAAACTTGTAATGATAAGCTCGGAATTGAATTAGACTCTTCGTTTAAAAAGAGCATTTATATTATAAAAGCATTAAACAAACTCAAATTGAGCACGAAAAAGAAGATTCACCGCAACGTCAAATTGTCTTTTGAAAGGAACGGTAAAGAAATTCCAGCTTACTTTAACAATTCGGATGTTCTAACAGGTGGTGTACAAGATTACGAGGAATTTCTCGAGGTACCCAACTCATTAAGTTTTTCGCATATCAGAAAGATTCTTGAAAAGAAAATAAACGAGCATAATTGTACATCAGATTTTTGTGAGGAAGACTATGTCAACGCTCCGTATGATTTACACATTCCCATCATGGATTCGAGTAAGAGCTTATTTCTATTTTCATTTGTCAAAAGAAGAGGTAATGAGACTAATCTAAAATATCTGGGTTAG
- a CDS encoding DNA photolyase family protein: protein MSTTLFWFRNDLRLADNPALTIASETAGAMQPVFLWCPLDEEKWAPGAASRWWLHHSLASLTASLREKSSTLLLRQGITYRDEIQKLFRETKATRIVWCDRIEPAWRRIDNEVATLCNELKVEVIRVAPNLLCNYQTHLTKTGKPYQVYTPFWNAFHAQFASSMLAQAALPRTLPMPVEDVFSLPLDALELLPTVDWASGFPAVWRPGEQGAQENLARFLANAIFCYDDERDYPAIAGTSRLSPHLHFGELSIHRIWRECETLLNDLPLETATSLPPHKVASSAPRGNIVQYQKELVWREFAHYLLWHFPHTSDAPLREKYARFPWRSAPEDLRQWQRGCTGYPLVDAGMRELWATGWMHNRVRMITASFLVKDLLVDWRTGAEWFWDTLVDADLANNTLGWQWTAGCGADAAPFFRIFNPTTQAEKFDPTGAYRNQWQPRESFAPMIDHKWARERALAALQSA from the coding sequence ATGAGTACAACACTCTTTTGGTTTCGGAACGATCTCCGGCTTGCCGATAACCCGGCACTGACGATCGCAAGCGAGACTGCCGGCGCAATGCAGCCGGTGTTCCTTTGGTGTCCTCTCGATGAAGAGAAGTGGGCGCCGGGCGCGGCGTCGCGGTGGTGGCTTCACCATTCGCTCGCATCGCTGACAGCATCGTTGCGCGAAAAATCTTCTACCTTACTTCTCCGACAAGGGATCACTTATCGCGACGAAATCCAAAAGCTATTTCGCGAAACGAAAGCGACGAGAATCGTGTGGTGTGACCGGATCGAACCGGCATGGCGGCGGATCGATAACGAAGTCGCCACGCTGTGTAATGAGTTGAAAGTAGAAGTCATCCGGGTCGCGCCGAATCTGCTTTGTAATTATCAAACGCACCTCACAAAAACCGGAAAACCGTACCAGGTATACACCCCGTTTTGGAATGCGTTCCATGCGCAATTTGCGTCTTCCATGCTCGCTCAGGCAGCGTTGCCGCGGACATTGCCGATGCCGGTGGAGGATGTATTCTCGTTGCCGTTGGATGCATTGGAACTGCTGCCAACAGTCGATTGGGCGAGTGGTTTTCCTGCAGTATGGCGGCCGGGCGAACAAGGTGCACAAGAGAATCTCGCCCGGTTTCTCGCGAATGCGATTTTCTGCTATGATGACGAGCGCGATTATCCGGCAATCGCAGGGACATCGCGATTATCCCCCCATCTGCATTTTGGCGAGCTTTCGATTCACCGGATTTGGCGCGAATGCGAAACGCTGCTTAACGATTTGCCATTAGAGACCGCCACGTCGCTTCCGCCGCACAAGGTCGCGTCGTCCGCTCCTCGCGGAAATATTGTGCAGTATCAAAAAGAGCTTGTATGGCGGGAATTTGCCCATTACTTGTTGTGGCATTTTCCCCACACCAGCGATGCGCCGCTACGGGAGAAATATGCCCGGTTTCCGTGGCGGAGTGCGCCGGAGGATTTGCGCCAATGGCAACGCGGTTGCACCGGTTATCCATTGGTTGATGCGGGGATGCGGGAACTGTGGGCGACGGGCTGGATGCATAACCGGGTACGGATGATTACCGCGTCATTCCTCGTGAAGGATCTCTTAGTCGATTGGCGAACCGGCGCGGAGTGGTTTTGGGATACCTTGGTCGATGCCGACCTCGCGAATAATACGCTGGGATGGCAATGGACGGCGGGGTGTGGGGCGGATGCGGCGCCATTCTTCCGTATATTTAATCCAACGACTCAAGCGGAGAAATTCGATCCAACCGGAGCCTACCGCAATCAATGGCAACCCCGCGAATCTTTTGCTCCGATGATCGACCACAAGTGGGCGAGGGAGCGGGCGTTGGCTGCGTTGCAATCAGCATGA
- a CDS encoding glycosyltransferase family 9 protein, giving the protein MITNVRTDCRHYRGRLPCKPHKSEGVHCEDCPHYDALYGHILIVKLGAMGDVIRTTPLLHRLKKEYPRYAIHWLTDFPDAVPRAPWVDRVYKYDARSIVILEQFSFDRVYCLDKDVEAVAITERVRAKHKFGYRLKDNAVVPVLATVVGKDAAKAARHKWETGLFDDTSKANTQSYQQEIFAICGYEFTNEEYIVPVAQTIPFELPTGKRIGLNTGCGGRWPSRLWPEEYWVKLIEALRAKGYSPVILGGPEEHEKNLRLQSVTNAPYYGTMPLAQFDALQGSMDVVVTAVTMAMHLAIGRKRRLVLFNNIFNKHEFVLYGRGEILEPEPACKCYYANECPHGGCMQNLSVERVLAAIERQVALV; this is encoded by the coding sequence GTGATTACGAATGTACGTACCGATTGCCGCCACTACCGCGGACGTCTGCCGTGTAAGCCGCATAAAAGCGAAGGGGTTCACTGCGAAGACTGCCCCCATTACGACGCGTTGTATGGGCATATCCTCATCGTAAAATTAGGTGCGATGGGGGATGTTATCCGCACCACGCCACTCCTGCACCGCCTGAAAAAAGAGTATCCCCGTTATGCCATCCATTGGTTGACCGATTTTCCCGACGCCGTGCCGCGCGCACCATGGGTGGATCGCGTCTACAAATATGACGCGCGCAGTATCGTAATCCTCGAACAATTTTCCTTCGACCGGGTCTATTGTCTCGATAAAGATGTCGAAGCAGTCGCCATCACTGAGCGAGTGCGGGCGAAACACAAATTTGGCTACCGCTTGAAAGACAATGCGGTCGTTCCGGTATTGGCGACGGTGGTGGGAAAGGATGCCGCCAAAGCCGCGCGCCACAAGTGGGAGACCGGACTTTTCGACGACACGAGCAAGGCAAATACGCAATCGTATCAACAGGAAATATTTGCGATTTGCGGGTACGAATTCACGAATGAAGAATACATCGTCCCCGTTGCGCAAACAATTCCATTTGAGCTGCCGACCGGAAAGCGAATCGGACTCAATACCGGGTGTGGCGGACGTTGGCCGTCACGACTCTGGCCCGAAGAGTATTGGGTAAAACTCATCGAAGCGCTGAGGGCAAAAGGGTATTCGCCGGTGATTCTGGGAGGACCGGAAGAGCATGAGAAAAATCTCCGACTGCAAAGCGTGACGAATGCGCCGTACTACGGAACGATGCCACTGGCGCAATTCGACGCGCTGCAAGGTTCGATGGATGTCGTCGTTACTGCCGTTACGATGGCAATGCACTTGGCAATTGGCAGGAAACGCCGCTTAGTATTGTTCAATAATATCTTCAATAAACATGAGTTTGTATTGTACGGGCGGGGCGAAATTCTCGAACCGGAGCCGGCATGCAAGTGCTATTATGCGAACGAATGCCCGCACGGCGGCTGTATGCAAAATCTCTCTGTCGAGCGGGTACTCGCCGCGATTGAGCGGCAAGTAGCGCTTGTATGA
- a CDS encoding cobalamin biosynthesis protein CbiA, with the protein MQRPVPTAPVVLFTGNYGSGKTEVAVNYTAHFARMGTKVKIADLDLVNPYFRCREARDELTALGVEVIAPGGEYHNADLPILLPQVRGSIETEGGLTVLDVGGDSVGATVVSSLVTSFAKGHYEMFFVLNKSRPFTGTVEGALRLIREVEEGARLPVTAIVSNTHLIEETTPEMVADGIVFAQEVAAAKGVSFAFVAAMRFLFDDPVLANLDVPILPMERMLLPPWRQKVTGRQVTHTRDGWGRISN; encoded by the coding sequence ATGCAGCGACCCGTTCCGACCGCTCCAGTTGTACTTTTCACCGGGAATTATGGCAGCGGCAAAACTGAAGTGGCGGTTAACTATACCGCTCATTTCGCGCGGATGGGAACCAAGGTAAAGATTGCTGACCTCGATTTGGTGAATCCCTATTTCCGTTGCCGGGAAGCACGCGATGAACTGACTGCATTAGGTGTAGAGGTGATTGCACCGGGTGGTGAGTATCATAATGCCGACTTGCCAATCCTGCTTCCCCAAGTGCGCGGATCGATTGAAACCGAGGGCGGATTAACCGTTCTGGATGTTGGTGGCGACAGCGTAGGCGCTACGGTCGTATCGAGCTTGGTCACCAGTTTCGCCAAGGGCCACTACGAGATGTTCTTTGTACTCAACAAAAGCCGTCCATTCACCGGAACCGTGGAAGGCGCGTTGCGCCTGATCCGCGAAGTGGAAGAAGGCGCCCGGCTGCCAGTTACTGCGATTGTCTCGAATACCCATTTAATCGAAGAGACTACCCCGGAAATGGTTGCCGATGGTATCGTCTTTGCACAGGAAGTAGCGGCTGCCAAAGGAGTAAGTTTCGCTTTCGTCGCGGCAATGCGTTTTCTGTTTGACGATCCGGTATTGGCGAATCTTGACGTCCCCATTCTGCCGATGGAGCGGATGCTCCTCCCCCCGTGGCGGCAAAAAGTAACCGGACGACAAGTCACACACACTCGCGACGGCTGGGGTCGCATCAGTAATTAA
- a CDS encoding 4Fe-4S binding protein: MPRVTIQPNRCKGCELCVRACPQQIIRMSHEINVKGYFYAEVFEQPRCIGCTLCALTCPDLAITIGVNAVAYRFFEA; the protein is encoded by the coding sequence ATGCCGAGAGTCACAATCCAACCGAACCGCTGCAAAGGGTGTGAACTATGCGTTCGCGCTTGTCCGCAGCAGATCATCCGGATGTCGCACGAGATTAACGTTAAGGGATACTTCTACGCCGAAGTGTTTGAACAGCCGCGCTGTATCGGCTGTACGCTTTGCGCGTTAACGTGTCCCGATTTGGCGATTACCATCGGTGTCAACGCCGTCGCCTATCGTTTCTTTGAAGCATAA
- the vorB gene encoding 3-methyl-2-oxobutanoate dehydrogenase subunit VorB, with protein sequence MKLLMKGNEAISEAALFAGAKNYFGYPITPQNEVAEYLSRRMPEVGATFLQLESEVAVGNALFGAAATGIRCFTTSSSPGISLMAESMSYTTAANLPIVYVNVCRAGPGLGGILPSQGDYFQMTRGAGHGDYNMIILAPSTVQEAVELMVLAFDLAEKYRNPVALLADGMIGQMMEPVDFDKLPKPVPMDNSDWAVGVSTGRAKRVIGTLFLDPNIGEEYHVKRRKKYAMINVMEQRSELYNLEQPRDIVLCAFGTIARVCKTVIDELKAEGIEVGLFRPISLWPFPSDELKRIGAQSKALLSVEMNNGQMIEDLRLIMQGTKPIHFYGRQGGIVPSPEEIIAEIKKLM encoded by the coding sequence GTGAAATTATTGATGAAGGGTAACGAAGCGATTAGTGAAGCCGCCCTCTTTGCCGGCGCAAAAAACTACTTCGGTTATCCCATTACCCCGCAAAACGAAGTCGCCGAATACTTATCCCGGAGAATGCCGGAAGTTGGCGCGACGTTCCTCCAGCTTGAGAGCGAAGTTGCCGTCGGCAATGCCTTGTTTGGCGCTGCTGCCACCGGCATCCGCTGCTTCACCACTTCCAGTTCGCCCGGCATTTCGCTGATGGCGGAGTCAATGAGCTATACCACTGCGGCGAATTTACCGATTGTGTATGTCAACGTCTGTCGCGCCGGTCCGGGCTTAGGCGGTATTCTTCCATCACAGGGCGATTACTTCCAGATGACGCGCGGCGCCGGCCACGGCGATTACAATATGATCATACTTGCGCCGTCCACGGTTCAGGAAGCGGTCGAATTGATGGTTCTCGCCTTCGATTTGGCGGAGAAATACCGGAACCCGGTCGCCTTGCTTGCCGATGGAATGATCGGACAGATGATGGAACCGGTTGATTTCGATAAACTCCCGAAACCGGTACCAATGGATAATAGCGATTGGGCGGTCGGCGTATCGACCGGACGGGCAAAGCGGGTGATTGGCACACTCTTCCTCGATCCGAACATCGGCGAAGAATATCATGTGAAGCGCCGCAAAAAGTATGCGATGATTAACGTGATGGAACAACGCTCCGAGCTGTACAATCTGGAACAGCCGCGCGATATCGTGCTTTGCGCGTTTGGTACGATCGCCCGGGTTTGCAAGACCGTCATCGACGAGTTGAAAGCGGAAGGTATCGAAGTTGGTTTATTCCGTCCGATTTCCCTTTGGCCGTTCCCCAGCGATGAACTCAAGCGAATCGGCGCACAGTCGAAAGCGCTCCTCAGCGTGGAAATGAATAACGGACAGATGATTGAGGATTTGCGCTTGATCATGCAAGGTACCAAGCCGATTCATTTTTATGGCCGACAAGGCGGTATCGTTCCGTCGCCGGAAGAGATCATCGCAGAGATCAAGAAGTTAATGTAA